A single Argentina anserina chromosome 7, drPotAnse1.1, whole genome shotgun sequence DNA region contains:
- the LOC126802669 gene encoding uncharacterized protein LOC126802669: protein METTKFPIRFYEKMDKLNRDFLWGDTEAKKNVHLVNWDTVCQPKSITGLGIKKTSEMNQAMLAKLSWRFMQKDAVLWANMFQEKYLKDMDITDHDFCAHSDCSSVWRSIFHSAHLFRKNLKWRVGNGKKINFWHDVWVSSLSLIDCALSYASIDHNALFAYNSLFEINDAKTPFWRFVWKMKVIFTFLETVADLRLFGMLIAKHYIGNVEIGSDSAILIQLMQMDNTSMHLLGSLLASCAFMISKLQSVKLSHIFRKCNIVADTLAKKNISHELGLIEFVDPPAYPAQAFLDDLASVARCRCT from the exons ATGGAGACAACTAAATTTCCCATCCGTTTTTATGAGAAGATGGATAAGTTGAATCGAGATTTCCTATGGGGAGACACTGAGGCTAAGAAGAATGTTCACTTAGTCAATTGGGATACTGTTTGTCAGCCTAAGTCCATTACAGGCCTTGGTATTAAGAAAACTTCTGAGATGAATCAAGCTATGTTGGCTAAGCTCAGTTGGAGATTTATGCAAAAGGATGCTGTTTTGTGGGCTAATATGTTTCaggagaaatatttaaaggatATGGACATCACTGATCATGATTTTTGTGCTCATTCTGATTGCTCTTCAGTTTGGAGAAGTATTTTTCATAGTGCTCATTTATTTAGGAAAAATCTGAAGTGGAGAGTGGGGAATGGTAAAAAGATTAATTTCTGGCATGATGTGTGGGTTAGTTCTCTATCTCTTATTGATTGTGCTCTTTCTTATGCTTCTATTGATCATAATGCTCTG TTTGCTTACAACTCTCTTTTTGAGATAAATGACGCTAAAACCCCTTTTTGGAGATTTGTTTGGAAG ATGAAAGTCATCTTCACATTTTTAGAGACTGTTGCAGATCTAAGGCTATTTGGAATG CTCATTGCCAAACATTACATTGGAAATGTTGAAATTGGGTCTGACTCTGCCATTCTTATCCAACTTATGCAAATGGATAACACTTCTATGCATCTTCTTGGGTCCCTGCTTGCTAGTTGTGCTTTTATGATTTCTAAACTACAGAGTGTGAAACtctctcatatttttagaaaatgTAATATAGTTGCTGATACATTggccaaaaaaaatatttctcATGAGTTGGGGCTGATTGAGTTTGTTGATCCCCCTGCATATCCTGCGCAGGCTTTCTTGGACGATCTGGCCAGTGTTGCTAGATGTAGGTGCACATGA
- the LOC126802674 gene encoding uncharacterized protein LOC126802674: MCSLSAALRKWNRDVSGSVFGTFFLILSMRIRINFLILFSLLDVKDALFSIGPLKASGYDGFPTSFYQHHWQLYSRDIYSIACNAFTSGCIPSGLNHTIISLIPKVDGPQHMVNFKPISLCSTIYKVISKHIVAKLRPLMMKLISSNQVLCEIKLPYMLIKLIMRCVFSTSFQICFNDDLIDGYKAQRRIRQGDPLSPYLFVLCIEKLSHLIKSAVDYGSWKAVKASQSGPRISHLFFADDLMLFAEASSRQASGLKGILDTLCSLSGQAVSYEKSLIFCSPNIDRRLANILVGLVAPP, encoded by the exons ATGTGTTCTCTTTCAGCTGCCCTGAGGAAATGGAATAGAGATGTCTCTG GTTCAGTATTTGGAACCTTTTTTCTGATCTTGAGCATGAGGATAAGAATAAACTTTCTAATACTATTTTCTCTATTGGATGTGAAGGACGCTCTCTTCTCTATTGGTCCTCTTAAGGCCTCTGGCTATGATGGGTTTCCTACAAGCTTTTATCAGCATCATTGGCAGTTGTATTCTCGTGATATTTACTCCATTGCTTGCAATGCTTTCACTTCTGGTTGCATCCCTTCTGGTCTTAATCATACCATTATCTCTCTAATTCCCAAAGTTGATGGTCCCCAACACATGGTTAATTTCAAGCCAATTAGTCTTTGTTCCACCATCTATAAGGTCATCTCTAAACACATTGTGGCAAAGTTGAGACCTCTTATGATGAAGCTTATAAGTTCTAACCAG GTGCTTTGTGAAATTAAGCTTCCCTATATGCTAATCAAATTGATCATGAGATGTGTTTTCTCTACTAGTTTTCAAATATGCTTTAATGATGACCTCATTGACGGTTATAAGGCTCAAAGAAGAATTAGGCAGGGGGATCCTCTCTCTCCTTACCTTTTTGTGTTGTGCATAGAGAAGTTATCTCACCTAATTAAGTCTGCTGTTGATTATGGGAGTTGGAAAGCTGTTAAAGCTTCTCAATCTGGGCCGAGAATTTCTCACCTCTTTTTTGCAGATGATTTGATGTTGTTTGCTGAGGCTTCCTCTAGACAAGCTTCTGGTTTAAAGGGCATTCTTGATACCTTATGTTCTTTGTCTGGCCAGGCTGTTAGTTATGAGAAATCTCTTATATTTTGCTCTCCCAACATTGATAGAAGGCTTGCTAATATATTAGTAGGACTTGTGGCTCCCCCTTGA